The Planifilum fulgidum region CCGATCTGATGTTCACCACGGAAGAGGCGCGGCGTGCCTGCCTGCGGGACCTGAGCCGCGCCGGGAAAGAATACGCGATCGCGATGATCGAGGATGAATACTACGCCGACCGCTCCCGCCTCCTCGCCTGGTTTAAGGCCCGCGGGTACCGGACCGAGGCCCGGCAGATCAACGAGATCCTCCATCTCGTCCACGCGGTGCATCCGGGATAAAACCTTTGACTTTTCCGCTGCGTCAACCGGTATGCTCCTCCTGAACTAGGATGGAGGAGGAGATGCCGGATGCGTCTGTTGATCCGCGGAGCGCTCATTTTGACGATGAAGGAAAACGACGAACCCTTTTCCGGGGACATTCTGATCGAAAGGGACCGGATCGCCGCCGTCGTCCCCCGCTGGGAAGGGAGGGCGGATGAGGTGATCGACGCCTCGGGCATGGTGGCGATGCCCGGTCTGATCAACGCCCACAACCACACGCCGATGACCCTGATGCGCGCCTTCTGCGACGACCTTCGCCTGATGGAATGGCTGGAGAAAAAGATGCTGCCGGTGGAAGCGCGGATGGACGAAGAAGACATTTACTGGGGTGCGATGCTGGCGATGGCGGAGATGATCCGCTCGGGGACCACCGCCTATGCCGACATGTACATCCACATGGATCACGTGGCCCGGGCCGCCATCGACAGCGGCATGCGCGCCTCCCTGGCCCGCGGGCTGGTCTTTCTGGAGGATGACGGCGGAAAACGGCGGGAGGAAGCGCTGTCCCTCATCGAAAAGTGGACGGGAGCGGGGAACGGGCGCATCACCACGATGCTCGGCCCGCACGCCCCCTTCACCTGTCCGCCCGGGCCCCTCGCCGAAGTGATCGATCTGGCCCGGGAGCGCGGCGTGCCCATCCACATTCACCTGGCGGAAACCAAGGAGGAAGTGGTCCGCATCCGGGAACGGTACGGACAAACCCCCACCGAGTACCTGTACCACCTCGGGCTGTTCGAGCACAACCACGTCCTGCTGGCCCACGCCGTTCACCTGACGCGCCGGGACATCGGGCTCTTGAGGGGCATGCGCGGTGGGATCGCCCACAACCCGGTGAGCAATCTCAAACTGGGCTGCGGCATCGCGCCGGTTTGCGACATGTTGGCGCAGGGCCTCACCGTGGGACTGGGCACCGACGGGGCGGGAAGCGCCGCCACCCTAGACATGTTCGTCGAAATGAAGGCGGCCGCCTGGCTGCAAAAGGCGGATCAGTCGGATCCGGCCGTGTTGCCCGCC contains the following coding sequences:
- a CDS encoding amidohydrolase, whose protein sequence is MRLLIRGALILTMKENDEPFSGDILIERDRIAAVVPRWEGRADEVIDASGMVAMPGLINAHNHTPMTLMRAFCDDLRLMEWLEKKMLPVEARMDEEDIYWGAMLAMAEMIRSGTTAYADMYIHMDHVARAAIDSGMRASLARGLVFLEDDGGKRREEALSLIEKWTGAGNGRITTMLGPHAPFTCPPGPLAEVIDLARERGVPIHIHLAETKEEVVRIRERYGQTPTEYLYHLGLFEHNHVLLAHAVHLTRRDIGLLRGMRGGIAHNPVSNLKLGCGIAPVCDMLAQGLTVGLGTDGAGSAATLDMFVEMKAAAWLQKADQSDPAVLPARQVLRMATVEGAKLLGIADRVGTLEAGKQADLILIDFQKPHLQPLHDPYALVAYSASGADVDTVIIDGRVVMRRRELMTIDEEELFRQVKKRVPRLVDGI